One genomic window of Oncorhynchus clarkii lewisi isolate Uvic-CL-2024 chromosome 5, UVic_Ocla_1.0, whole genome shotgun sequence includes the following:
- the LOC139409324 gene encoding protein PRRC2C-like isoform X4: MSEKSGQSTKAKDGKTKYATLSLFNTYKGKSLETQKTAVAARHGLQSLGKVAVSRRMPPPANLPSLKAENKGNDPNVNIVPKDGSGWASRPEGGDERQSDTPPPQPNPGPPQPPEVSSSIGCSRSWANSKPPPPQLDGGAPRVSSQFHQEFPSLQAAGESEKGEGQEEEPYGPGPSLRPQNVGSWREGGGKNLTTSASPSEMDSCGPEEGGAALSTPSPPGEVEERGRVPPNEKKEVRERLPLSAKPASLSSQPKLQPPSVPAQPKLNGGQQAPAGVPPQFHPQFRGMMPPYMFNAYPRMPFTPVPGNIRYPVPQDGARRVRPQHGPPQAWIKDPDRPSIISATELKELDNLDTEADEGWAGAQMEVDYTEKLNFSDDEENHAAKEKGENWEWMGKVERMRAQRLSDGQEGSKGSWVDGRDPRVLSLGSKGVYKTGPPQDHQGQLGGRSVGSGAPRVAKPPTIAPPAGEEECEAWRQKHKKQDLSEAVERARRRREEEERRMEEQRLTACAEKLKRLNEKLHPATDAKHSPAAETTNEETGAVCEDTPPLSVLPSVSNPAPSQPAPSSQPPNISAPLQDRESVERERIERESVARERIERESVERERIERERVERVEPSAKEDSQFVPRQPSPPVQRPLSIPPEPRLGEGPLHLVGPLSEVSPLVEESQTERLTPMPIRDYFSTDESRVEEPVPLTLPLMDPLSGEDAPVAPLDFEGEVGAAMRPSLTSGYSKQFQKSLPPRFLRQQEQMKQQWQQQQQQQGGGGGAVSPSGGGAGGGCVAASQQQHRSLYQPVGPPHHQHQQHLANMGFDPRWLMMQSYMDPRIMSGRPPLDMPNMHPGPGRIPPKQIVRREPGDSSSSDSFDHLSRPIRDHSLPSEPRIVWGSDPYPQSEPLPSVTPPKGREDEDSRLDSGLEMERGLPAMYPSQDHNPLEPCGKSDLFRDPTKPLSGFGPGPEEAPEPLQTEIGPGGSPFEPVEPSLPTAEVESLGQAMLQRTISQGSSHSLKLDEPRFDSLHLGTKTLELQDPEERPGGEDIKASKEPFSQAAVTGDTPPADGLHKLEKPAPSKQKAELRWGGRSGAGRRDGPGGERPVRRSGPIKKPVLRDMKEEREQREERERHRERGEKGERPKKEERGGVKAASAAAAVSEGPKDRPHGERERDRPHGERERDRPHGERERDRPHGERERDRPHGERERDRPHGERERDRPHGERERDRPHGERERDRPHGERERDRPHGERDRDRPHGERDRDRPHGERDRDRPHGERDRDRPHGERDRDRPHGERDRDRPHGERDRDRPHGEKERDRDRPQGERDGKSEAPETEGPGKGLQGSRDIHAPIPASRDDKTDQLPTNDLNPEPKLPSTKEPNLPPRTFRREERERDREREMERDRERDWPADGFRGRGRGEYYSRGRSFRGTYIGRSRGGRGRSRWEYPYQEPRSRSDFPAVSGAAAFRCREESETRSESSDFEVMPKRRRRRGSDTDSESEGGRESASDTGASDREPSVKPPRPLRREIPGEPRSGPHKPGFGPHHLGEKGGPRGGDEGRPKPGFLPRGDPSRRGRGGLYSRRGGARERGGPRSAPLRRPGTRESSSQWPSKPMETFRPEDTEPSSSRYDNWDHHSDRRPVRGDRDRQFEGKKFGEGGPQSSRDRERPRRPRPARPPRQDKPPRFRKLKEREAAVLAGGDTGPGPTSTAPIPALVPGPVSLSPTLSRAPGAPFTLPVDKDPKAADLTSDPALPDATPPTTSAVGTKSPDLSTQNSSDQANEEWETASESSDFNERREREERRGAREAASGTAQTSTPAPLPPQGSAPPSRTPTEGGVTPKREAAGPAGGRRSFSSQRPVERQNRWGNSGPKPGRGYAGGKGERRGGGKAGRRGAAPNPDSAPGGGVVRTGCKDPAGRRKDETKQKPKEKENALLQFDLNNYASVVIIDDHPEVTTLEDPQSNTTDDGFTEVVSRKQQKRLQDEERRKKEEQTTQHYGKKGSGEKGRGGSKLPPRFAKKQQQHQQQPSQQQPQQASQPQPQQPSPPPQQPQPLLSATQLPSPSQPAASPQTLEGSVATLPPAPTTVDFTSKTPLPPVALLTQTHSTLGTELWENKVAGSTILPDVKKLGPISPPQPPSVSAWNKPLTSFTGTVTPEGVKPGSEGSVDLGMDSIQFGAPSSAGSTDSDGVPAMLEPGPDNKLPAPKEQRQKQPRAGPIKTQKLPDMEPVEPKEYKPGPIGKERSLRNRKAKDVRVGGEECLDGGIVPGGGTNRAVDSSPPNTDASVPELGGDIEGMITIPSAEYASSSKESVTDYTTPSSSLADSVPTGGSKMEESLVANVALPHPLPRREALQQSSSLSTVSPASVDLTLKMESARKAWENSPSLVEKSSPVTSSSPITSSSYSSFSSASMPQIPVASVTPSTSLTGAGTYTTSALSTKTTTASDPPNICKVKPQQLQTGSMGGTSFSQLGCVAPLLPQQQQTPQVYVSQSAAGSAAQIPAFYMDTSHLFSNPHSRLPPPPLTQHQQQGYQPRLSQQAAVQQIPIPIYAPLQGQHQHTHTHSHQAQLSLSTGPPVSQPQDLFSSSLQPYRSQQAFMQSSLSQPSPMMLSGPSLHSYPGVGGHDLGKPQSSLAYQQPSNTHTQHIPILFEPQLNQPSGMGASQLIDTHLLQRQGMSPHSNLYSGQVQQHGQSSYYSNTQSPSSAMQQVQVPMPGSQLGLPNYGSVGSQPLLALPPTPPQAQPPSLSRQPPVSQPYRGPFGHTHSVMHPPSSKMCEMDLKLFGSGMDMKPGTTPHSARSTTPTSSPYRASSTSPNSQSSKMNSMLYQKQFQPTSAAMRITQHFPGQFNPQILSQPNLVSPLVRPPSHTQHANSFCGGMQRSPMGPPPMSPSLGGGLMPHPRPPPQQQQFPQMHPSHPPRGPLPPLAPRGPTGPRGNQAEQDLKAKQRAEVLQSTHKFFSEQLKAPSVSKPSRLDQGGGKPPLDILPPNHQTVGVVERPEPDKPSLSAGKPIRTGPIKPQAIKQEEGK; the protein is encoded by the exons ATGTTCAATGCGTATCCCAGGATGCCCTTTACTCCAGTGCCAGGGAACATCAGATACCCTGTTCCACAGGATGGAGCCAG GAGGGTCCGTCCCCAGCACGGGCCCCCCCAGGCCTGGATCAAGGACCCAGATAGACCCTCCATCATCAGTGCCACAGAGCTCAAAGAGCTTGACAACCTAGACACAGAGGCTGATGAGGGCTGGGCTG GAGCTCAGATGGAGGTCGACTACACAGAGAAACTCAACTTCAGTGACGACGAGGAGAACCATGCCGCCAAAGAGAAAGGGGAAAACTG ggAGTGGATGGGTAAAGTGGAGCGGATGAGGGCACAGCGCCTGTCAGACGGCCAGGAGGGCAGCAAAGGCTCATGGGTAGATGGAAGGGACCCCAGGGTGCTTTCCCTAGGCAGTAAGGGGGTGTACAAgaccggcccgccacaggacCACCAG ggtcaGCTAGGTGGGCGCTCGGTGGGCAGCGGAGCCCCTCGTGTGGCCAAACCCCCCACCATTGCTCCCCCTGCTGGTGAGGAGGAGTGCGAGGCCTGGCGCCAGAAACACAAGAAGCAGGACCTGTCGGAAGCGGTAGAAAGAGCCAggcggaggagagaagaggaggagaggaggatggaagaaCAGAGACTCACCGCTTGCGCAGAGAAACTCAAACGCCTCAACGAGAAACTCCACCCGGCAACAGATGCCAAGCACAGCCCTGCCGCCGAAACGACCAATGAAGAGACTGGAGCTGTGTGTGAAGACACACCTCCTTTGTCTGttcttccctctgtctccaaCCCTGCACCATCGCAGCCTGCCCCTTCCTCTCAGCCCCCGAACATATCAGCCCCTCTCCAAGAccgagagagtgtggagagggaaaggattgagagagagagtgtggcgAGGGaaaggattgagagagagagtgtggagagggaaAGGATTGAGAGAGAGCGTGTGGAGAGAGTAGAGCCTAGTGCAAAGGAAGATAGTCAGTTTGTGCCTCGCCAGCCCAGCCCTCCAGTCCAGAGACCATTGTCCATACCCCCAGAGCCTCGGCTCGGAGAGGGTCCCCTGCACTTGGTGGGCCCCCTGAGTGAGGTGAGCCCTCTGGTGGAGGAAAgccagactgagagactgacgcCCATGCCTATCAGAGACTACTTCAGCACCGATGAGAGCAGAG tggagGAACCTGTGCCGCTCACACTGCCCCTTATGGACCCCCTCAGTGGAGAGGACGCCCCTGTGGCCCCCCtggactttgagggagaggtgggggctgCCATGcgcccctctctcacctctggATACTCAAAACAGTTCCAGAAGTCTCTGCCCCCGCGCTTCCTCAGGCAGCAG GAGCAGATGAAGCAGCagtggcagcagcagcaacagcagcaggggggtggtggtggggctgTGTCCCCATCAGGAGGAGGTGCGGGTGGAGGATGTGTAGCTGCCTCCCAGCAGCAGCACCGCTCCCTGTACCAGCCCGTCGGCCCCCCTCACCACCAGCATCAGCAGCACCTGGCTAACATGGGCTTTGACCCCCGCTGGCTCATGATGCAGTCATATATGGACCCCCGCATTATGTCTGGAAGACCACCGCTCGACATGCCAAACATGCACCCTGGACCTG GGCGGATTCCTCCTAAGCAGATAGTTCGTAGAGAGCCAGGGGACAGCTCCAGTTCTGACTCCTTTGACCACCTGTCCAGGCCCATACGGGACCACAGTCTCCCTTCTGAACCGCGCATAGTATGGGGATCTGACCCATACCCCCAATCTGAACCCCTTCCCTCTGTCACACCCCCTAAAGGACGGGAGGACGAGGACAGCAG ACTGGACTCTGGGTTGGAGATGGAAAGGGGTCTCCCAGCCATGTACCCCAGCCAGGATCACAATCCCCTGGAACCCTGTGGCAAATCAGACCTTTTCAGAGACCCCACAAAGCCCCTGTCAGGATTCGGCCCAGGCCCAGAGGAGGCTCCAGAACCCCTGCAGACAGAAATAGGGCCTGGTGGGTCTCCCTTTGAGCCAGTGGAGCCTAGCCTGCCCACTGCAGAGGTGGAGTCTCTGGGACAGGCCATGCTACAAAGAACCATCTCCCAGGGCTCCAGCCACTCCCTCAAACTGGATGAGCCCAGGTTCGACAGCCTCCACCTGGGAACAAAGACACTTGAGCTCCAGGATCCGGAAGAGAGGCCAGGCGGGGAAGATATAAAGGCCAGTAAAGAGCCTTTCTCCCAGGCTGCTGTGACCGGGGACACCCCTCCAGCTGACGGCCTCCACAAGCTCGAGAAGCCGGCCCCCAGCAAGCAGAAGGCTGAGCTGCGCTGGGGAGGGAGGTCTGGGGCCGGCCGGAGGGATGgaccagggggagagaggccGGTACGCAGGTCTGGACCCATTAAGAAACCTGTACTCAGAGACATGAAGGAAGAGCGAGAGcagcgggaggagagagagcgacaccgtgagagaggagaaaagggggagagaccCAAGAAGGAGGAGCGAGGAGGAGTGAAAGCTGCCTCCGCTGCTGCTGCGGTGTCTGAGGGCCCCAAGGACAGACcccacggagagagggagagggacagaccccacggagagagggagagggacagaccccacggagagagggagagggacagaccccacggagagagggagagggacagaccccacggagagagggagagggacagaccccacggagagagggagagggacagaccccacggagagagggagagggacagaccccacggagagagggagagggacagaccccacggagagagggagagggacaggccccacggagagagggacagggacagaccccacggagagagggacagggacagaccccacggagagagggacagggacagaccccacggagagagggacagggacagaccccacggggagagggacagggacagaccccacggggagagggacagggacagaccccacggggagagggacagggacagaccccacggagagaaggagagggacagggacagaccccaaggggagagggatgggaagagTGAGGCCCCTGAGACAGAGGGGCCTGGGAAGGGCCTCCAGGGATCCAGAGATATACATGCCCCGATACCAGCCTCCCGGGACGACAAGACAGACCAACTACCAACCAATGACCTAAACCCTGAACCTAAATTACCCTCTACGAAGGAGCCCAACCTGCCCCCACGGACCTTCCGCcgtgaggagagggaaagagaccgggagagagagatggaaagggaccGAGAGCGAGACTGGCCGGCTGATGGTTTTAGAGGTCGAGGCAGAGGGGAGTACTACTCTCGAGGGCGGAGTTTCCGGGGAACTTATATTGGTCGAAGTAGAGGTGGCCGGGGTCGTAGTCGATGGGAGTACCCTTATCAGGAGCCGCGCTCGCGCTCAGACTTTCCTGCCGTCAGTGGCGCTGCTGCCTTCCGCTGCCGTGAAGAAAGCGAGACGCGCAGCGAGAGCTCAGACTTCGAAGTGATGCCCAAACGCAGACGGCGTCGTGGTTCCGATACCGACTCAGAGAGCGAAGGAGGACGGGAGTCCGCTAGCGACACTGGGGCTTCAGACCGTGAGCCCAGTGTCAAACCACCCCGACCGCTCCGCAGGGAAATACCAGGAGAGCCCCGCTCCGGACCACACAAACCTGGCTTCGGACCCCATCACCTGGGGGAGAAAGGAGGGCccaggggaggagatgagggaaggcCCAAGCCAGGCTTCCTGCCCAGAGGAGATCCTTCACGGCGTGGGAGAGGGGGACTGTACAGCAGGCGAGGGggagccagggagagaggaggtccTAGGTCAGCTCCTCTCAGACGCCCAGGAACTAGAGAGTCGTCCTCCCAGTGGCCCTCTAAACCCATGGAGACCTTCCGCCCTGAGGACACAGAACCCTCGTCATCACGCTATGACAACTGGGACCACCACTCTGACCGACGGCCCGTTCGAGGGGACAGAGACCGACAGTTTGAGGGGAAGAAGTTTGGGGAGGGGGGACCCCAGagtagcagagacagagagaggccccGTCGCCCTCGGCCAGCCCGACCCCCCAGACAGGACAAACCCCCCCGCTTCCGGaagctgaaggagagagaggctgcAGTCTTagctggaggagacacaggaccTGGACCCACCTCCACTGCCCCCATCCCAGCCTTAGTGCCtggccctgtctccctgtcccctacTCTCTCAAGAGCTCCAGGGGCCCCCTTCACCCTGCCTGTAGATAAGGATCCCAAAGCCGCTGACCTAACCTCTGACCCAGCCCTGCCTGAcgccacccctcccaccacctctgCCGTGGGCACCAAGTCACCTGACCTGTCCACGCAGAACTCTTCTGACCAGGCCAACGAGGAGTGGGAGACGGCGTCGGAGAGTAGCGACTTTAACGAGCGTAGAgaacgggaggagaggaggggagcgcGGGAGGCTGCTAGCGGCACTGCCCAGACCTCGACACCAGCCCCCCTACCCCCTCAGGGCTCAGCACCCCCCAGCAGGACTCCCACCGAGGGAGGGGTGACACCCAAACGCGAGGCAGCCGGGCCCGCCGGGGGCAGGAGGAGTTTCTCCAGTCAGCGTCCGGTGGAGAGGCAGAACCGCTGGGGGAACAGCGGACCCAAACCAGGTCGCGGCTACgcaggggggaagggagagaggcgaGGAGGGGGCAAAGCTGGACGCAGAGG aGCGGCCCCTAACCCAGACTCAGCCCCGGGTGGGGGAGTGGTGCGTACTGGGTGTAAAGACCCTGCTGGACGCAGGAAGGACGAGACCAAACAGAAACCCAAGGAGAAGGAGAACGCTCTGTTGCAGTTTGACCTAAACAACTATGCCA GTGTGGTGATCATAGATGACCATCCAGAGGTGACAACCTTAGAGGACCCCCAGTCTAACACTACAGATGACGGCTTCACTGAGGTGGTCTCACGCAAACAACAGAAACGACTACAGgacgaggagaggaggaagaaagaggagcaGACTACACag CACTATGGAAAGAAAGGATCAGgggaaaaggggagaggaggaagcaaGCTGCCACCAAGATTCGCCAAAAAACAGCAGCAGCATCAACAACAACCatcacaacaacaaccacagcaagCCTCACAGCCGCAGCCTCAACAGCCCTCACCTCCCCCTCAACAACCCCAACCCCTCCTATCTGCCACCCAGCTCCCTTCCCCCTCCCAGCCTGCTGCCTCTCCCCAGACTCTGGAAGGCTCTGTGGCCACCCTACCCCCTGCCCCTACCACTGTGGACTTCACCTCCAAGACTCCCCTTCCCCCTGTGGCGCTGCTCACGCAGACCCACAGCACTCTCGGTACGGAACTCTGGGAGAACAAGGTGGCCGGATCCACCATACTCCCTGATGTCAAGAAAC ttggACCCATCAGCCCTCCTCAGCCTCCTTCAGTCAGTGCCTGGAACAAACCTCTCACCTCCTTCACTGGGACTGTCACTCCTGAG GGTGTGAAGCCTGGCTCAGAAGGCAGTGTGGATCTAGGGATGGACAGTATCCAGTTTGGAGCCCCGTCCTCAGCTGGCAGTACAGACAGCGATGGTGTTCCAGCCATGCTAGAGCCTGGACCTGACAACAAACTACCTGCTCCTaaagaacagagacagaaacagcccCGTGCTGGACCTATCAAAACACAGAAG CTCCCTGACATGGAGCCAGTAGAGCCTAAGGAGTACAAGCCTGGCCCTATTGGTAAAGAACGCTCCCTGCGTAACCGCAAGGCTAAGGACGTCCGTGTGGGGGGCGAAGAATGTCTTGATGGGGGGATAGTACCAGGTGGAGGGACCAACAGAGCAGTAGATTCCAGCCCCCCCAACACAGACGCCTCTGTTCCTGAGCTAGGGGGCGATATCGAGGGGATGATCACCATACCTTCGGCAGAGTACGCCAGCAGCTCCAAG GAGTCAGTGACCGACTACAccaccccctcttcctctctggcggACAGCGTTCCTACTGGAGGGAGTAAGATGGAGGAGAGCCTGGTGGCCAACGTGGCCctgcctcaccctctccctcgTAGAGAGGCCTTACAGCAGAGCTCCAGCCTCAGTACTGTCTCTCCTGCTTCTGTTGACCTCACActgaag ATGGAGTCAGCCCGTAAAGCGTGGGAGAACTCCCCCAGCCTGGTAGAAAAGAGTTCTCCTgtcacctcctcttctcctatcacctcctcctcctactcctccttctcctctgcctCCATGCCTCAGATACCAGTAGCCTCCGTCACACCAAGCACTTCTCTGACAG GTGCTGGGACATACACCACGTCCGCTCTGAGCACTAAGACCACCACGGCCTCTGACCCCCCCAACATCTGCAAGGTGAAACCCCAGCAGCTGCAGACTGGATCCATGGGCGGGACCAGCTTCTCCCAGCTGGGCTGTGTGGCCCCCCTGCTTCCCCAGCAGCAACAGACTCCACAGGTCTACGTCTCCCAGTCTGCAGCAG gctctgCAGCCCAGATTCCAGCGTTCTACATGGACACCAGTCACCTGTTCAGCAACCCCCACTCCCGCCTGCCACCTCCCCCTCTGACACAGCACCAGCAGCAGGGCTACCAGCCTAGACTCTCACAG CAGGCGGCAGTGCAGCAGATTCCTATCCCAATCTATGCTCCCCTACAGGGgcagcaccaacacacacacacacactctcaccaggCCCAGCTAAGCCTCAGCACCGGACCTCCCGTCTCCCAGCCACAGGACCTCTTCAGCTCCTCACTGCAGCCTTAtag ATCACAGCAGGCCTTTATGCAGAGCAGTCTGTCCCAGCCCAGTCCCATGATGTTATCAGGGCCATCTCTCCACAGCTACCCTGGTGTTGGGGGCCATGACCTGGGCAAGCCCCAGTCCAGCCTGGCCTACCAGCagccctccaacacacacacacagcacatccCCATCCTGTTTGAACCACAGCTCAACCAGCCCTCTGGCATGGGAGCATCCCAGCTGATAGATACACACCTACTGCAG cgTCAGGGGATGAGTCCACATTCTAACCTGTACTCAGGACAGGTGCAACAACACGGACAGAGCAGTTACTATAGTAACACACAGTCTCCCAGCTCTGCCATGCAGCAG gtGCAAGTCCCTATGCCAGGCTCTCAGCTCGGTCTTCCTAACTATGGTTCCGTGGGCAGCCAGCCCCTCCTGGCTctgccccccacccctccccaggCGCAGCCCCCTAGCCTCAGCCGCCAGCCCCCAGTCTCCCAGCCCTATAGGGGACCcttcggacacacacacagcgtgatgCACCCCCCCTCCAGCAAG ATGTGTGAGATGGACCTGAAGCTGTTTGGCAGTGGGATGGACATGAAGCCTGGGACAACTCCTCACAGCGCTAGGAGCACTACCCCTACATCTAGTCCttatag GGCCAGCTCTACATCTCCCAACAGCCAGTCCAGTAAGATGAACAGCATGCTGTACCAGAAACAGTTCCAGCCCACCTCTGCTGCCATGAGGATCACACAGCACTTCCCTGGACAGTTCAACCCACAG aTTCTGTCCCAGCCCaacctggtctctcctctggtgCGCCCTCCCTCCCACACCCAGCATGCTAACTCATTTTGTGGAGGGATGCAGCGTTCGCCTATGGGCCCaccccccatgtctccctctctgggAGGGGGTTTGATGCCTCACCCCCGGCCACCACCGCAGCAGCAGCAGTTCCCCCAGATGCACCCGTCCCACCCCCCTAGAGGGCCTCTTCCCCCCCTCGCACCTAGAGGCCCTACAGGTCCCCGAGGCAACCAGGCAGAGCAGGACCTCAAG GCGAAGCAGCGAGCCGAGGTGCTCCAATCGACTCATAAGTTTTTCTCCGAGCAGCTCAAGGCTCCGTCAGTCTCCAAACCCTCTCGTCTCGACCAGGGGGGTGGCAAACCCCCCCTCGACATCCTGCCCCCCAACCACCAGACGGTGGGAGTCGTGGAGCGCCCTGAGCCCGACAAACCCTCCCTGTCAGCGGGCAAACCCATCCGCACCGGCCCCATCAAGCCCCAGGCCATCAAACAAGAGGAGGGGAAGTAG